Proteins found in one Palaeococcus ferrophilus DSM 13482 genomic segment:
- the hsdR gene encoding EcoAI/FtnUII family type I restriction enzme subunit R → MYTRYSEEDTRAKLIDPKLHESGWDEDKIMREFTISVGRILNSDGGRTSPQRADYVLFYPNAQGHIIAVVEAKKAREDAYHGLEQAKRYAKALDAPFAYATNGLKIIEYDFFTKEAREIEAFPGPEELWERYTRRKGLDEAVKRSGANPLEVPYYIRDKKPRYYQEVAVRRAIEEILLGKKRLLLTMATGSGKTFVAFQIAWKLYKSGLVKKILFVVDRVYLRNQAYNAFEAFKTAREELKGDNLNFAKDVYFATYQTLYSEKDGKKVYQEFDPDYFDLVIIDECHRSGWNRWHDILKYFNRAIHLGLTATPQRADNVDVYDYFGKPVYEYKLAQGIEDGYLAPPEEIIRVYTNVDKNGMITFKELRTAGVKLEIPEGAEVKEYYTANEFEKNIILPDRTRAIVGWIARFLEETGPLEKTVIFCPTQRHAREVAALLNNHFNSRFGVDNYAYPIVSDDPESHTILRNSFASSQEPFPVVATTVDMLSTGIDVPTIKNIIFLKHVGSKVEFHQIIGRAARIYTRGDVIKKKYTFRIVDFTGATRLLDRWDFPPYKPKKERPTDWYLNMAIVDDETLEPVKGADVVIHVKPGKPLHVVAGDDGRVFQSNVPREAVLIDIRASGYRPKKTYVTTFPRPDSTTTVTLRKLNPENKAPITVHGLNVFIEEENKIRIEVRGNKVLEAEYVKYTREQVKRRVASLNDLKKVWLNRNMRLQFKKDLKKSGIDLKLLSLIEKVPEADEFDLLAHLLFDAPIVTRDERAELFREVKKEFIKKFGQKGRDVILTLLDHYRLYGLSEIEDPKVFELPTFREYGNLKGVLRILGGGEGLKKLLEELEKGLYADLMEG, encoded by the coding sequence GTGTACACGCGTTATAGTGAGGAAGACACGCGGGCTAAACTCATTGATCCCAAGCTCCATGAAAGTGGATGGGACGAGGATAAAATAATGAGAGAGTTCACTATTTCGGTGGGGAGAATTCTCAACAGCGATGGGGGCAGAACATCCCCCCAAAGGGCGGATTACGTTCTCTTCTACCCAAATGCTCAGGGTCATATAATAGCCGTTGTTGAGGCAAAGAAAGCAAGGGAAGATGCATACCATGGGTTAGAGCAGGCGAAAAGGTACGCAAAAGCTCTGGATGCACCATTCGCATACGCCACCAACGGCCTCAAGATAATTGAGTATGACTTCTTCACGAAAGAGGCGAGGGAGATTGAAGCGTTTCCTGGTCCAGAAGAACTCTGGGAGAGATACACCAGAAGAAAGGGACTGGACGAAGCGGTAAAGAGGAGCGGGGCAAATCCACTGGAAGTTCCTTATTATATTCGTGACAAAAAGCCACGCTACTACCAGGAAGTGGCCGTGAGGAGGGCCATTGAAGAAATACTTCTTGGTAAAAAGCGCTTATTGCTCACCATGGCCACGGGGAGTGGAAAAACCTTCGTAGCGTTCCAGATAGCATGGAAGCTCTACAAGAGCGGACTTGTGAAGAAGATACTTTTTGTGGTTGATAGGGTTTACCTTAGGAATCAAGCTTACAACGCGTTTGAAGCCTTCAAAACCGCACGTGAGGAGCTGAAGGGGGACAACCTCAACTTTGCCAAGGATGTCTATTTCGCCACGTATCAGACCCTCTATTCTGAAAAGGATGGCAAGAAAGTTTACCAGGAATTCGACCCGGATTACTTTGATCTCGTGATAATAGACGAGTGCCACCGCTCCGGCTGGAACAGGTGGCACGACATCCTCAAGTATTTCAATAGGGCGATTCACCTCGGTCTCACCGCCACTCCACAGAGGGCCGACAACGTGGACGTTTACGATTACTTTGGCAAGCCTGTTTACGAATACAAGCTCGCACAGGGTATAGAAGACGGCTATCTCGCGCCACCCGAGGAGATAATAAGGGTTTACACCAACGTTGACAAGAATGGTATGATCACTTTCAAGGAGCTCAGAACGGCGGGGGTTAAGCTCGAAATACCTGAAGGGGCGGAAGTGAAGGAGTACTACACCGCCAACGAGTTTGAGAAGAACATCATACTACCTGACAGAACCAGGGCGATAGTGGGATGGATAGCCAGGTTTTTAGAAGAGACAGGCCCCCTTGAGAAGACCGTTATATTCTGCCCCACCCAGAGGCACGCAAGGGAAGTGGCGGCGCTGCTGAATAACCATTTCAATTCCCGGTTTGGCGTTGACAACTACGCCTACCCAATAGTTTCGGACGACCCGGAATCCCACACCATACTGAGGAACAGTTTTGCGAGCTCCCAAGAGCCTTTTCCAGTGGTGGCAACGACCGTTGACATGTTGAGCACCGGGATAGACGTCCCCACGATAAAGAACATCATTTTCCTCAAGCACGTCGGTTCCAAGGTTGAGTTCCACCAGATTATCGGCAGGGCCGCAAGGATTTACACAAGGGGGGATGTCATTAAGAAGAAGTACACCTTCAGGATAGTGGACTTCACTGGGGCCACGAGATTGTTGGACAGGTGGGATTTCCCCCCGTATAAACCCAAAAAAGAAAGGCCCACCGACTGGTATCTAAACATGGCCATAGTGGACGATGAGACGCTGGAACCCGTCAAAGGGGCCGATGTTGTTATTCACGTTAAACCCGGAAAGCCCCTCCATGTTGTGGCCGGAGATGATGGGAGGGTCTTTCAAAGCAACGTGCCCAGAGAGGCGGTGCTGATTGATATACGGGCAAGTGGCTACCGCCCGAAGAAGACGTACGTTACAACCTTCCCACGGCCCGACAGCACAACCACCGTAACCCTGAGGAAGCTCAACCCTGAGAACAAAGCCCCGATAACCGTCCATGGCTTAAATGTCTTCATCGAGGAAGAAAACAAAATCAGGATAGAGGTCCGCGGCAACAAGGTTCTTGAGGCGGAGTACGTCAAATACACCAGAGAGCAGGTGAAAAGGAGGGTCGCGAGCCTGAACGACCTGAAAAAAGTGTGGCTCAACCGCAACATGAGGCTCCAGTTCAAGAAAGACCTCAAGAAGTCCGGTATAGACCTCAAACTCCTCTCGCTTATAGAGAAGGTTCCCGAAGCGGACGAGTTCGACCTTCTGGCCCACCTCCTCTTTGACGCACCAATAGTAACGCGCGATGAGAGGGCCGAGCTGTTCAGGGAGGTAAAGAAAGAATTCATAAAGAAGTTCGGCCAGAAAGGAAGGGACGTTATACTCACGCTCCTCGACCACTACAGGCTCTACGGTCTGAGTGAGATAGAGGATCCGAAGGTGTTTGAGTTACCAACGTTCAGGGAATACGGCAACCTTAAGGGAGTGTTGAGGATCCTTGGTGGAGGAGAGGGATTAAAGAAGCTCCTCGAAGAGCTTGAAAAAGGTCTGTACGCTGATCTGATGGAGGGCTGA
- a CDS encoding RNA-guided endonuclease InsQ/TnpB family protein: protein MKRSITIKLQPSKTQEKTLKELALISSKVWNRVNYLRRQEFFEGKPIDFLKTEKIVYEEFKAEIGSATVQQICRKNAEAWRSFFSLLRNKRNGELPKWLKPKPPDYIKEEGLIVLRNDQYRIEGNKLILKGLGKFKRLEVQFKGRIHLKGKQGRLEITYDPIRQKWYAHISITLEKKLQGEEWVEVPRQPLGNLSAGIDLGVNNLMAVYVENGESFLVNGRPLKSIAFYWQRRIADYQSKLNKSGAKKSRKLSRMHQKAKLQARHYINTAVRQTVERLYRLGVSRIVVGYPKGIARNPNKGKKQNYLLSHIWRFNTVIKRLKEVAEEYGIQVLVVNEAFTSKTCPVCGKPHEGARFVRGLFKCPATGLIFNADLVGAFNILKKGVKTITPSLPGLTASRGNWPKARPEGFEEPDSSWVLVRTPQTSLSLARG, encoded by the coding sequence ATGAAGCGGTCAATAACCATTAAGCTCCAGCCCTCAAAAACCCAAGAGAAAACACTCAAAGAGTTAGCTCTTATTAGCTCGAAAGTTTGGAACAGGGTGAACTATCTCAGAAGGCAGGAATTCTTTGAGGGGAAACCCATAGACTTTCTCAAAACTGAGAAAATAGTTTATGAAGAGTTCAAAGCTGAAATAGGCTCGGCAACAGTCCAGCAAATTTGCAGGAAGAACGCCGAAGCTTGGAGAAGTTTCTTCTCCCTTTTGAGGAATAAACGGAACGGAGAACTCCCCAAATGGCTTAAACCAAAACCACCCGACTACATCAAGGAAGAAGGCTTAATCGTCCTTAGAAATGACCAATACAGAATTGAGGGGAATAAACTCATCCTAAAAGGCCTTGGGAAGTTTAAACGCTTGGAAGTTCAATTCAAGGGGAGAATTCATCTTAAAGGAAAGCAAGGGAGATTAGAGATAACTTATGACCCAATAAGGCAGAAGTGGTATGCTCACATTAGCATCACCTTAGAGAAAAAACTTCAGGGCGAGGAATGGGTAGAAGTTCCAAGACAACCTTTAGGAAACCTATCCGCCGGAATTGACCTTGGAGTGAACAATTTGATGGCCGTTTACGTCGAAAACGGGGAAAGTTTTTTGGTGAACGGCAGGCCTCTGAAGTCAATAGCCTTCTATTGGCAGAGGAGAATAGCGGATTATCAGTCAAAACTCAACAAAAGCGGAGCTAAAAAGAGCAGAAAACTCTCCAGAATGCATCAGAAGGCCAAGCTTCAAGCGAGGCACTACATTAACACGGCGGTAAGGCAAACTGTTGAAAGGCTTTATCGTCTCGGAGTTTCCAGAATTGTAGTCGGTTATCCAAAGGGAATAGCAAGAAACCCTAACAAGGGTAAGAAGCAGAATTATCTCCTCTCCCACATCTGGAGGTTCAACACGGTAATAAAACGGCTCAAGGAAGTAGCCGAGGAGTATGGTATTCAAGTTCTGGTTGTTAACGAGGCTTTCACTTCAAAAACGTGCCCCGTCTGCGGGAAGCCCCACGAAGGGGCTCGCTTTGTTAGAGGATTATTTAAGTGTCCCGCAACGGGGCTTATCTTTAACGCCGACTTAGTTGGCGCTTTTAATATTTTGAAGAAGGGCGTAAAAACTATAACCCCGAGCTTGCCGGGTTTAACGGCAAGTAGGGGTAATTGGCCGAAGGCCCGGCCAGAGGGGTTCGAAGAACCCGATTCAAGTTGGGTTCTTGTAAGAACCCCTCAAACTTCCCTGTCTTTAGCGAGGGGTTAG
- the pyrG gene encoding glutamine hydrolyzing CTP synthase — protein MTKFIFITGGVVSGLGKGITSASMGMLFKARGFRTTNIKIDPYLNYDAGTMNPYQHGEVFVLDDGGEVDLDLGNYERFLDTSLSFDHNITTGKVYSAVIEKERKGEYLGATVQVIPHVTNEIKERIRRIARDYDVVVVEIGGTVGDIESMPFLEAARQMQIEEGRENVAFIHVTYVPKLKVVGEQKTKPTQHSVKELRSLGIQPDAIVARSEEPLEESARMKISLFTNVPDEAVISAYDVEDTYEVPLMLEKEGLARYLTKRLGLPEKEPELEAWREMVEKYKSLEDTVEIAVVGKYVKLSDSYLSIKEALKHSSVANGVKVKIRWIEAEDLERQGFKLLEGVDGIIVPGGFGARGTEGKMMAARYARENNIPFLGICFGFQLTVVEFARNVLGLKGAHSTEIDPQTPYPVVDLMPEQRDLDRLGGTMRLGAYPVHIKPNTLARELYGREIVYERHRHRWEVNPDYIEKFEKAGLVFSGVAGDDGRRMEILELPEHSYFIATQFHPEFKSRPMKPAPVFRGLVKAAKEKKYGN, from the coding sequence ATGACGAAGTTCATATTCATAACGGGCGGTGTTGTTAGCGGTCTCGGAAAGGGCATCACCAGCGCTTCTATGGGAATGCTCTTCAAGGCGCGCGGCTTTAGAACGACCAACATCAAGATAGACCCCTATCTAAACTACGACGCGGGAACCATGAACCCCTACCAGCACGGGGAGGTTTTTGTGCTGGATGACGGCGGCGAGGTTGACCTGGATTTGGGCAACTACGAGCGCTTCCTCGACACCAGTTTGAGCTTCGACCACAACATAACCACCGGAAAGGTCTATTCAGCGGTCATCGAGAAGGAGCGCAAGGGCGAGTACCTCGGCGCAACTGTCCAGGTGATTCCGCACGTAACCAACGAGATTAAGGAGCGCATCAGGAGGATAGCGAGAGACTACGACGTGGTCGTTGTCGAGATAGGCGGAACCGTGGGAGACATAGAGAGCATGCCCTTCCTTGAGGCAGCGAGGCAGATGCAGATAGAGGAGGGAAGGGAGAACGTCGCCTTCATCCACGTCACCTACGTGCCAAAGCTGAAGGTCGTCGGCGAGCAGAAGACCAAGCCGACCCAGCACAGCGTCAAGGAGCTCCGCTCCCTTGGAATCCAGCCGGATGCGATAGTTGCGCGCTCGGAGGAGCCCCTCGAGGAGAGCGCCAGGATGAAGATAAGCCTCTTCACGAACGTTCCCGATGAAGCTGTGATCAGCGCCTACGACGTTGAGGACACCTACGAGGTTCCCCTCATGCTGGAGAAGGAGGGACTGGCCAGGTACCTCACCAAGAGGCTCGGCCTTCCTGAGAAAGAGCCCGAGCTCGAGGCGTGGCGCGAGATGGTCGAGAAGTACAAGAGCCTTGAGGACACCGTTGAGATAGCGGTGGTGGGCAAGTACGTCAAGCTGTCCGATTCTTACCTCAGCATAAAGGAGGCGTTAAAGCACTCCAGCGTCGCCAACGGCGTGAAGGTTAAGATACGCTGGATAGAGGCGGAGGACCTCGAAAGGCAGGGCTTTAAGCTCCTCGAGGGCGTTGATGGAATAATCGTGCCCGGCGGCTTCGGGGCGAGGGGAACCGAGGGCAAGATGATGGCGGCGCGCTACGCGAGAGAAAATAACATCCCCTTCCTCGGAATCTGCTTCGGCTTCCAGCTGACCGTTGTGGAGTTCGCTCGCAACGTTCTCGGCCTCAAGGGGGCGCACTCAACAGAGATAGACCCGCAGACGCCGTATCCGGTCGTTGACCTCATGCCGGAGCAGAGGGATTTGGATAGGCTCGGCGGAACGATGAGACTTGGCGCCTACCCCGTCCACATCAAGCCCAACACCCTCGCGAGGGAGCTCTACGGCAGGGAGATAGTCTACGAGCGCCACAGGCACCGCTGGGAGGTCAATCCTGACTACATAGAGAAGTTCGAGAAGGCCGGCCTCGTCTTCAGCGGAGTGGCCGGTGACGACGGCAGGAGGATGGAGATACTCGAGCTTCCGGAGCACAGCTACTTCATAGCCACCCAGTTCCACCCGGAGTTCAAGTCGAGGCCGATGAAGCCCGCGCCCGTCTTCAGGGGCCTCGTGAAGGCGGCGAAGGAGAAGAAGTACGGAAACTGA
- the serS gene encoding serine--tRNA ligase translates to MLDLKLIRENPDVARADLLKRGEIEKLKWIDEILELDEKWRENLRRINALRKERNSIAMEIGKRKKAGQPADDLLERSKEVVRQIGELEKENNAIREKIDYYLWRLPNITHESVPVGKDDSENVPIRFWGKARVWKGHLESFLEQSGGKMEYEVIEWKPLLHADLLPVIDGADLERAAKVSGSRFYYLKNELVILDLALIRFALDRLIKKGFVPVTPPYMVRRFVEQGATVFDDFEEVIYKVEGEDLYLIPTAEHPLAGMHANEILDGKDLPLLYAGVSPCFRKEAGTAGKDTKGIFRVHQFHKVEQFVYARPEESWEWHEKLIKNAEELFQELEIPYRVVNICTGDLGYVAAKKYDIEAWMSAQGKFREVVSASNCTEWQARRLNIRFRDKTNEKPRFVHTLNSTAIATSRAIVAILENFQEEDGTVRIPRALWDYTGFKEILPVEKRK, encoded by the coding sequence ATGCTGGACCTCAAGCTTATCCGTGAAAACCCGGATGTTGCCAGGGCAGACCTCCTCAAGCGCGGTGAAATAGAGAAGCTCAAGTGGATTGACGAGATACTCGAGCTCGACGAGAAGTGGCGTGAGAACCTCCGCAGGATAAACGCACTGAGAAAGGAGAGGAACAGCATTGCCATGGAGATAGGGAAGCGCAAGAAGGCCGGCCAGCCCGCGGATGACCTCCTCGAGAGGAGCAAGGAGGTAGTGAGGCAGATTGGGGAGCTTGAGAAGGAGAACAACGCCATAAGGGAGAAGATTGACTACTACCTCTGGCGTTTACCCAACATAACCCACGAGAGCGTCCCGGTCGGCAAGGACGACAGCGAGAACGTCCCCATAAGGTTCTGGGGCAAGGCGAGGGTGTGGAAGGGCCACCTCGAGAGCTTCCTTGAGCAGAGCGGCGGTAAGATGGAGTACGAGGTCATAGAGTGGAAGCCCCTCCTACACGCAGACCTGCTCCCCGTGATAGACGGCGCCGACCTCGAGAGGGCGGCAAAGGTGAGCGGTTCGCGCTTCTACTACCTCAAGAACGAGCTGGTCATCCTTGATCTTGCCCTAATACGCTTCGCCCTCGACAGGCTGATTAAGAAGGGCTTCGTTCCCGTAACTCCTCCCTACATGGTGCGCCGCTTCGTCGAGCAGGGGGCCACGGTCTTCGATGACTTCGAGGAGGTCATATACAAGGTTGAGGGCGAAGACCTCTACCTCATCCCGACAGCTGAACACCCGCTCGCGGGAATGCACGCCAACGAAATCCTCGATGGGAAGGACCTCCCACTCCTCTACGCCGGGGTTTCACCGTGCTTCAGGAAGGAGGCGGGAACGGCAGGAAAGGATACGAAGGGCATCTTCAGGGTTCACCAGTTCCATAAGGTGGAACAGTTCGTCTACGCGAGGCCGGAGGAGAGCTGGGAGTGGCACGAGAAGCTCATAAAGAACGCCGAGGAGCTCTTCCAGGAGCTTGAGATTCCGTACAGGGTTGTCAACATATGTACCGGCGACCTCGGCTACGTGGCAGCTAAAAAGTACGACATAGAGGCTTGGATGAGCGCCCAGGGCAAGTTCAGAGAGGTTGTGAGTGCGAGCAACTGTACGGAGTGGCAGGCGAGACGCTTAAACATCCGCTTCAGGGATAAAACCAATGAGAAGCCGCGCTTCGTCCACACGCTCAACTCAACGGCGATAGCCACGTCGAGGGCCATCGTGGCAATCCTCGAGAACTTCCAGGAGGAGGATGGAACCGTCAGGATTCCAAGGGCCCTCTGGGACTACACGGGCTTCAAGGAAATCCTCCCAGTGGAAAAGAGGAAATGA
- a CDS encoding flavoprotein: MRIAWGISGAGHLLQESVEVLMKLSEKHDVKVLLSAAGEEVAAMYKVLEDIGQLPLVRESRQGRSFPSCGAFNLGRYDVFVISPATSNTVAKIRLGIGDSFLSCCAILALKSRVPLIIVPTDSKPVVKTKAPNGQEFEIYVRKIDLEHLEALRDEGVIILEHPREVPRALEVAKEGVRKVIKL; encoded by the coding sequence ATGAGGATAGCTTGGGGAATAAGCGGGGCGGGCCACCTTCTGCAGGAGAGCGTTGAGGTCCTCATGAAGCTCTCGGAGAAGCACGACGTTAAGGTTCTCCTTTCAGCGGCCGGGGAAGAGGTCGCGGCCATGTACAAGGTGCTCGAGGACATAGGGCAACTCCCCCTTGTGCGCGAATCGCGGCAGGGGCGCTCCTTCCCCTCTTGCGGGGCATTTAACCTCGGAAGGTACGACGTCTTCGTTATTTCGCCTGCCACCTCGAACACCGTGGCAAAGATAAGGCTCGGAATAGGGGACAGCTTTCTGAGCTGCTGCGCCATCCTCGCCCTCAAGAGCCGCGTGCCCCTCATAATCGTTCCCACAGATTCGAAGCCCGTTGTAAAAACAAAGGCCCCCAACGGTCAGGAGTTCGAGATATACGTGCGCAAAATTGACCTGGAGCACCTTGAGGCGCTGAGGGACGAGGGCGTGATAATCCTTGAGCATCCGCGGGAAGTCCCCCGCGCCCTTGAGGTGGCCAAAGAAGGGGTAAGAAAAGTTATAAAGCTCTAA
- a CDS encoding HAD family hydrolase, with the protein MEIPNYGVLEAKTVVFDLNGTLGESGKMGEEVRHLMERLTDRYTVVVLSADTFGTLEEELKGLPVKVERVSSGEEKLEKALEYAPYIGVGNGNNDVPMLENAELAFCVIGKEGATVDALLASDIVVTDVRDAIAMLLDEKKLIATLRR; encoded by the coding sequence ATGGAGATACCGAACTACGGAGTTCTTGAGGCGAAAACCGTTGTCTTTGACCTCAACGGCACCCTCGGGGAGAGCGGAAAAATGGGAGAGGAAGTGAGGCACCTGATGGAGAGACTCACCGACCGCTATACCGTCGTCGTGTTGAGTGCGGACACCTTCGGCACGCTCGAGGAGGAACTCAAGGGGCTGCCCGTTAAGGTCGAGAGGGTCTCGAGCGGCGAGGAGAAGCTTGAGAAGGCTTTGGAATACGCGCCCTACATAGGGGTGGGCAACGGCAACAACGATGTCCCAATGCTCGAAAACGCGGAGCTGGCATTTTGCGTCATAGGGAAGGAGGGGGCCACCGTTGATGCTCTCCTGGCCAGCGATATAGTCGTCACGGACGTGAGGGATGCGATAGCGATGCTCCTGGACGAGAAGAAGCTCATCGCGACGCTGAGGAGATGA
- a CDS encoding YigZ family protein, with translation MDYRTLKGAGTAELVVKKSVFIGYASPAGREEEAKAFIARIKSSHSDATHNVSAYVINDGRNFAVRYDDDGEPKGSAGKPVLKVIQNKGLSNVVVVVTRYFGGIKLGYGGLVKAYSDAASLAIENAGIVEVYETERFEVAFPYNMFHVVKETVEKAGGKVVDEEYGELVKFTVETRKGEAEPLMELLTERTRGRARLRAMFMRAL, from the coding sequence TTGGACTACAGGACGCTCAAGGGGGCGGGGACAGCCGAGCTGGTGGTCAAGAAATCAGTGTTCATCGGCTACGCCTCACCCGCTGGAAGGGAGGAGGAGGCAAAGGCCTTCATAGCGAGGATAAAATCCAGCCACAGCGACGCGACCCACAACGTTTCAGCCTACGTTATAAACGACGGAAGGAACTTCGCGGTCAGGTATGACGACGACGGCGAGCCCAAGGGATCAGCAGGAAAGCCAGTCCTCAAGGTCATCCAGAACAAGGGGCTAAGCAACGTTGTTGTGGTAGTTACGCGCTACTTTGGAGGAATAAAGCTCGGCTACGGCGGTTTGGTGAAGGCCTACAGCGACGCTGCCAGTCTGGCCATAGAAAACGCCGGGATCGTTGAGGTCTACGAAACGGAGCGCTTTGAGGTAGCTTTTCCCTACAACATGTTCCACGTCGTTAAAGAGACCGTCGAGAAGGCCGGCGGAAAAGTCGTGGACGAGGAGTACGGGGAACTGGTAAAGTTTACGGTTGAGACGAGGAAAGGGGAAGCGGAGCCGCTGATGGAGCTTTTAACCGAGAGGACGAGGGGAAGGGCGAGGCTTCGGGCGATGTTCATGAGGGCTCTCTAA
- a CDS encoding AAA family ATPase yields the protein MVCKNFFSTRPVMEEDCLWGEGHIRAVENLLKAVIRGNTSVLLGPRRVGKTSVVSVMAEKLARKRGHHYIYFNLSRFIGAKALSIADIEPNRTSLRMITTSKSYSLSLKGLSVEVRKTSIEEFTSDFSRLVRLLSENAKVGVLIFDEAQVLARLKNVDFRGLFQEITDSYPNISLVFTGSMPGMLMEYLNPEAERAGFMRSAETSTLERWSEEESLSFLKAGFESYGIKISDELELRRASAELGGIPGFLSYFGMTVVNLIRGGLPAKEALPRALEESRRYALSEWKRDIEAFLNVYNSEVYVEVLEVLASSYPTALRGAQVYRELERIGKAPKRVQHIYKYLGTLKKAGFIREAEGAYWIDDPLLRKVIRALP from the coding sequence ATGGTATGTAAAAACTTCTTCAGCACGAGGCCGGTTATGGAGGAGGATTGCCTATGGGGGGAGGGGCACATAAGGGCGGTGGAAAACCTTCTGAAGGCTGTAATCAGGGGCAACACCTCCGTCCTCCTCGGGCCGAGACGGGTCGGCAAGACCAGCGTGGTAAGCGTCATGGCCGAGAAGCTCGCCAGGAAAAGGGGACACCACTACATCTACTTCAATCTCTCGCGTTTTATTGGGGCTAAAGCTCTCTCGATAGCAGACATCGAGCCCAACAGAACTTCCCTCAGGATGATAACAACGAGCAAAAGCTACAGCCTCTCACTGAAGGGCCTGTCCGTAGAGGTGAGAAAAACGAGTATAGAGGAGTTCACATCGGACTTTTCGAGACTCGTCAGACTCCTTTCGGAGAACGCTAAGGTGGGTGTCTTGATATTCGACGAGGCCCAGGTCCTTGCGAGGCTGAAAAACGTGGACTTTCGGGGTCTGTTCCAGGAGATAACGGACAGCTATCCGAATATCTCGCTCGTGTTCACCGGCTCAATGCCCGGAATGCTCATGGAGTACCTGAACCCGGAGGCAGAGAGGGCCGGCTTCATGCGCTCGGCGGAGACCTCCACCCTCGAACGGTGGAGCGAGGAGGAAAGCCTTTCCTTCTTAAAGGCGGGCTTTGAGTCCTACGGAATAAAAATTTCCGACGAGCTTGAGCTAAGGAGGGCATCGGCGGAGCTTGGAGGAATCCCTGGTTTCCTCTCATACTTTGGGATGACGGTGGTGAACCTCATCAGGGGAGGACTTCCAGCCAAGGAGGCCCTGCCAAGGGCCCTTGAGGAGAGCAGGAGGTACGCGTTAAGCGAGTGGAAGAGGGACATAGAGGCCTTCCTTAACGTCTACAACAGCGAAGTTTACGTCGAAGTCCTCGAGGTTCTTGCATCGTCGTACCCCACGGCCCTCAGGGGGGCTCAGGTCTACAGGGAGCTTGAGCGGATTGGGAAGGCTCCCAAAAGGGTTCAGCACATCTACAAGTACCTTGGAACCCTCAAAAAGGCCGGCTTTATAAGGGAGGCGGAAGGGGCCTACTGGATAGACGACCCCCTCCTCAGGAAGGTCATCAGGGCCCTTCCGTAG